A single Paenibacillus kribbensis DNA region contains:
- a CDS encoding acyl carrier protein — protein MQSRVIEMISAVKEDPELVAKLDGHSDIIHDAGLDSLQLVHFMLQVEDAFDVEIDFDSFELEHLRSVDAFCSYIQGISEAEQVPHPEGIKTV, from the coding sequence ATGCAAAGCCGAGTGATTGAAATGATCAGCGCGGTCAAGGAAGATCCTGAACTGGTCGCTAAGCTGGATGGACATTCGGACATTATTCATGATGCTGGACTGGATTCGCTGCAGTTGGTTCATTTCATGCTGCAAGTGGAGGATGCGTTTGATGTGGAAATTGATTTTGATTCCTTTGAGCTGGAACATTTGCGTTCGGTAGATGCTTTTTGCAGCTACATACAGGGGATCAGCGAGGCGGAACAAGTGCCACACCCGGAGGGAATAAAGACGGTCTAA
- a CDS encoding UDP-glucuronosyltransferase: protein MRTSIEQQTKITILCSGFGLGFYTPGLLLQAGFRRLGFDTAIHVFENVLPESARLQVDKSRKAYHDNFAVALMSQKVPQDMRNSLDPAAMEVLLNQWMAEDRRYFICLSGHWMYVLEEYRKRRNPESVQVDIVYMDSTPSPSWKNLAKHNPHFADGCVETTLFENEKNRVSHYIDIPAVEYVSFEERQSRLFVHGGGWGMGTYRDKVGQLEEAGWELDLLLYDQDQPDEQRDRIRYFRMDPQWRTWQRNEAGKHTFPPFGEVKPGEETVYRVGPDYHSLLDRTCHVQAIVSKPGGGSMTDSFATATPLIMLEPFGVHEKHNADLWERLGLGMRYETWMETYGGSAEVLENMHRRIVELRSQTPRYVESYVNSIRMQASTSGMEKGS from the coding sequence ATGCGTACAAGTATAGAACAGCAGACGAAGATAACGATTTTGTGTTCCGGTTTCGGACTGGGCTTTTATACCCCTGGCTTGTTGCTGCAAGCGGGTTTTCGCAGACTTGGCTTCGATACGGCAATTCATGTGTTTGAAAATGTGCTGCCGGAATCGGCCCGTCTCCAGGTCGACAAAAGCCGCAAAGCTTATCACGACAATTTTGCCGTAGCCTTAATGTCACAGAAGGTGCCGCAGGATATGCGCAATTCATTGGACCCTGCTGCAATGGAAGTACTGCTGAACCAATGGATGGCAGAGGATCGGCGGTATTTTATATGCTTATCCGGTCATTGGATGTATGTGCTGGAGGAGTATCGCAAACGAAGAAATCCGGAGTCGGTGCAGGTGGACATCGTGTATATGGATTCGACACCTTCCCCTTCCTGGAAAAATCTAGCCAAGCATAACCCGCATTTTGCTGATGGTTGTGTAGAAACGACTTTATTTGAAAATGAGAAGAATAGAGTCAGCCATTATATTGATATTCCGGCTGTTGAGTATGTTTCGTTTGAAGAGCGGCAATCCCGCTTATTCGTACATGGCGGCGGCTGGGGCATGGGCACATACCGTGACAAGGTTGGACAGCTGGAAGAGGCGGGCTGGGAGCTGGATTTGCTGTTGTATGATCAGGATCAACCGGATGAACAACGGGACCGTATACGCTATTTTCGGATGGACCCGCAGTGGAGAACATGGCAGCGAAATGAAGCTGGAAAGCATACGTTTCCACCTTTCGGAGAGGTAAAACCGGGCGAGGAGACAGTGTATCGGGTTGGGCCGGATTACCATAGCTTGCTGGACCGAACATGCCATGTCCAAGCCATTGTCAGTAAACCCGGTGGAGGCAGCATGACCGATTCTTTCGCTACAGCTACTCCGCTTATTATGCTGGAGCCGTTTGGTGTGCATGAGAAGCATAATGCGGATCTGTGGGAACGTCTGGGACTAGGTATGCGCTATGAGACGTGGATGGAAACCTATGGCGGCAGTGCTGAGGTATTGGAAAATATGCATCGGAGGATCGTGGAGCTGCGCAGTCAGACGCCGCGCTATGTGGAGTCGTATGTGAATAGCATTCGAATGCAGGCGAGTACATCGGGAATGGAGAAAGGGTCATGA
- a CDS encoding Gfo/Idh/MocA family protein, whose protein sequence is MNLAAAAHEPAVGDIRFGIIGCSAIAPRALLEPTQHVAGARVTALANRTVAKAEEMAERFGVSVVYRHAEDLLKDPEIDAVYIALSNDLHAEWIGKALQAHKHVLVEKPLCLNTADLIPLAATVEQSSAYLLEGVMVMHHPWQRELRRIVESGCYGRLRSIATSLCIPARDGHANNYRSRPEQGGGCFWDLGVYWLQLLQAVVGLEQAEFRSQSDFDGPHGCDWTFHAQARYPGGLEASALFSFERPYRCAHVLTFDSAVVTLQDCFRANLGFYKMTLKTEMTEIVQDITPNITATAVLTEGSSHQLASHFHSQFQPQPQSKMKTVFEPMNYYVNQLEAFCSIIRGEAEPIPFREAAERVRLLAAIHEAARSGETIYAV, encoded by the coding sequence ATGAACCTCGCCGCTGCTGCACATGAACCTGCGGTAGGAGATATCCGCTTTGGAATCATCGGCTGTTCTGCCATTGCGCCACGTGCATTGCTGGAGCCGACCCAGCACGTTGCGGGGGCTCGTGTGACCGCGCTCGCGAATCGTACGGTTGCCAAGGCGGAAGAAATGGCAGAGCGTTTTGGGGTCAGTGTCGTTTATCGGCATGCCGAGGATCTGCTGAAGGACCCGGAGATCGACGCTGTATATATTGCACTTAGCAACGACCTGCATGCCGAGTGGATTGGCAAAGCACTGCAGGCTCACAAGCACGTGCTGGTGGAAAAGCCGTTGTGCCTGAATACGGCGGATCTGATTCCCTTGGCCGCGACTGTTGAGCAGAGCAGTGCTTACCTGCTGGAGGGAGTCATGGTGATGCATCATCCCTGGCAGCGTGAGCTGCGAAGGATCGTGGAATCTGGTTGCTATGGTCGTTTACGCTCCATAGCAACGAGTCTGTGCATTCCCGCCAGAGACGGGCATGCGAACAATTACAGATCCCGGCCGGAGCAGGGCGGGGGATGCTTTTGGGATTTGGGCGTGTACTGGCTTCAGCTGCTTCAGGCCGTCGTTGGATTAGAGCAGGCGGAATTCCGCAGCCAATCGGATTTCGACGGACCCCATGGCTGTGACTGGACATTTCACGCACAGGCCCGTTATCCGGGCGGCTTGGAGGCGTCAGCTCTCTTTTCATTCGAGCGGCCTTATCGCTGCGCTCATGTACTGACCTTTGATTCGGCGGTTGTCACCTTGCAGGACTGTTTTCGGGCAAATCTGGGTTTTTATAAAATGACACTCAAGACGGAAATGACGGAAATAGTACAGGACATCACGCCGAATATAACGGCTACGGCTGTATTGACGGAGGGATCATCGCATCAGTTGGCATCCCATTTTCACTCACAATTTCAGCCACAGCCACAATCCAAAATGAAAACTGTTTTCGAGCCTATGAACTATTATGTCAATCAGCTGGAAGCCTTCTGCAGCATCATCCGGGGGGAAGCGGAGCCGATTCCGTTCCGTGAGGCCGCTGAGCGAGTCAGACTGCTGGCAGCCATTCATGAGGCAGCACGTTCGGGCGAGACGATCTATGCAGTATGA
- a CDS encoding type III PLP-dependent enzyme: MVEKDESLLERFGNHPTPFYYYDGDAMSAHVSSLLARLHPAVRIHYALKANGNVALAGLLRSLGCGVEIASAGELFVAMEAGYAAEDVLYAGPGKTAAELSEAVACGIGCIHVESVRELRLLEDIAARAGLFVRAAVRINPDNDLSGATIKMGGVPRPFGVDEGQLDHFFETLEECPHVYFQGIQVYTGTQMLKADQILASFANTLQLAERVQARYGVAMHTVNLGGGFGVPYFAHEQPLDMEQVIDGLNALAEQTRSRMPGVTLIIESGRYLVAQAGRYVCRALYTKESKGEKFVVADGGMNHYVSATFRGRRLRDNYPVRIMRRQVTEQEVREMGANMRMGQQNAPIQEDIAVELPGEVANRIEEHSTEASLELETVSIVGPLCTPEDCMVKKAQLPPIQEGDYIVFPNAGAYGLSYSPVHFLGHATPAELLDFRGEVHVIREHGDRTDLLHHQRMIPLPEDAL; this comes from the coding sequence ATGGTTGAAAAGGACGAGTCCTTGCTGGAGCGTTTTGGTAATCATCCGACACCATTTTACTATTATGACGGAGACGCAATGTCAGCTCATGTCAGCTCGCTGTTGGCCCGGTTGCACCCGGCTGTGCGTATACATTACGCGCTTAAGGCTAACGGCAACGTAGCCTTGGCGGGATTGCTGCGCTCGTTGGGCTGCGGCGTTGAGATCGCTTCGGCCGGGGAATTGTTCGTCGCCATGGAGGCAGGATATGCCGCGGAAGACGTGCTGTACGCCGGACCGGGAAAAACAGCAGCCGAGCTGAGCGAGGCGGTAGCCTGCGGAATCGGTTGCATTCATGTCGAATCGGTGCGGGAGCTGCGTCTACTGGAGGACATTGCTGCGCGAGCGGGCTTATTTGTCAGGGCTGCGGTTCGTATCAATCCCGATAACGATCTGTCGGGGGCGACGATTAAAATGGGCGGTGTTCCCCGTCCCTTTGGTGTCGATGAAGGGCAGCTGGATCACTTTTTTGAGACGCTGGAAGAATGCCCACATGTTTATTTTCAAGGCATCCAGGTATATACAGGCACGCAAATGCTAAAAGCGGATCAGATTCTGGCTTCGTTTGCAAACACGCTGCAGTTGGCGGAACGGGTACAGGCCCGGTATGGTGTTGCCATGCATACGGTAAATTTGGGCGGAGGGTTTGGTGTCCCTTATTTTGCTCATGAGCAGCCATTGGATATGGAGCAAGTCATCGACGGACTGAACGCGCTCGCCGAGCAGACCCGATCCCGTATGCCGGGAGTTACGCTAATTATCGAAAGCGGCAGGTATCTGGTCGCTCAAGCAGGTAGGTATGTTTGCCGGGCATTGTATACCAAGGAGTCCAAGGGAGAGAAGTTTGTGGTGGCTGATGGCGGCATGAATCATTATGTCTCGGCTACCTTTCGGGGCCGCCGTCTTCGGGACAACTACCCGGTGCGAATTATGCGCAGGCAGGTGACGGAACAGGAAGTACGGGAAATGGGAGCTAATATGCGCATGGGGCAGCAAAATGCTCCTATTCAGGAGGACATTGCTGTTGAACTGCCAGGAGAGGTTGCAAACCGGATAGAGGAGCATTCGACAGAAGCATCGCTGGAGCTGGAAACCGTAAGCATTGTTGGCCCGCTCTGTACACCCGAGGATTGTATGGTGAAAAAAGCACAGCTTCCCCCGATTCAGGAGGGCGACTATATCGTCTTTCCAAACGCGGGGGCTTATGGACTAAGCTATAGTCCAGTGCATTTTCTGGGACATGCTACCCCGGCAGAGCTGCTCGATTTTCGCGGGGAGGTGCATGTGATTCGTGAACACGGTGACCGCACGGATTTGCTGCATCATCAGCGCATGATTCCGTTGCCCGAGGATGCGCTGTAA
- a CDS encoding radical SAM/SPASM domain-containing protein has product MQPKSNVLIDEKAFKLIKRNLKNASVSYRNATQDPAFKTDMPQTIGIKLTNRCNLRCTHCFEWNEEGYHHQMDKEEQNMDLAPDMLRQILSETKEAKSRLYMWGGEPMFHRRFDEILDVLAEDRREMTFCTNGLLIDKYLDRILDLSENLELLIAIEGFEREHDLIRGKGTFQKTMRQMDKLIELRDQGLYKGRVTVHAVINDNMIGRMYEFLQMLEDKRLDLVLLTFPWYISKETSLKMDEYFTRNFSWLRQLEENNISSWHAFKYKINPDNIDPLMQELQRINERVWNIRVRYQPGLDYEEIDKFIHGEEMVSRCSNQCLALTSRTDILPDGKVMPCKFFSEFTIGSLREQSLEEIWNSDAYEKTRQKINHEGLTPVCSKCSVLYLHGAGSLKYI; this is encoded by the coding sequence ATGCAGCCCAAAAGCAATGTGCTGATTGATGAGAAGGCGTTCAAGCTCATCAAGCGTAACCTGAAAAACGCTTCCGTGTCTTATCGTAACGCAACCCAGGACCCTGCTTTCAAAACGGACATGCCCCAGACGATCGGCATTAAGCTGACGAACCGCTGCAACTTGAGATGTACACACTGCTTTGAATGGAACGAGGAAGGCTATCATCATCAAATGGATAAAGAAGAGCAAAACATGGATCTCGCCCCGGACATGCTTCGGCAAATTTTGAGCGAGACCAAGGAAGCCAAATCCCGGCTATACATGTGGGGCGGTGAACCGATGTTTCACCGGCGCTTTGACGAAATTTTGGACGTGCTGGCGGAAGATCGGCGCGAAATGACATTTTGTACGAATGGATTACTAATTGACAAATATTTGGACCGGATTTTGGATTTATCTGAAAATCTGGAGCTGTTAATAGCGATTGAAGGCTTTGAAAGAGAACATGATCTGATTCGCGGTAAAGGCACCTTTCAAAAAACGATGCGGCAGATGGATAAGCTGATTGAACTGCGTGACCAGGGATTGTACAAAGGACGGGTAACCGTCCATGCGGTCATTAACGACAACATGATCGGACGAATGTACGAATTTCTGCAAATGCTGGAGGACAAAAGGCTGGATCTGGTGCTGCTGACATTCCCCTGGTACATTTCCAAAGAAACCTCCCTCAAAATGGATGAATATTTTACACGTAACTTCTCTTGGCTCAGGCAGCTTGAAGAAAATAATATCAGTAGCTGGCATGCTTTCAAATATAAAATCAACCCGGATAATATCGACCCTCTGATGCAGGAGCTGCAGCGGATCAATGAGCGGGTGTGGAACATCCGTGTGCGCTATCAGCCCGGTTTGGATTATGAGGAGATTGACAAATTTATACATGGCGAGGAAATGGTCAGCCGCTGCTCCAATCAATGCCTGGCTCTCACCTCCAGAACGGATATTTTGCCGGATGGGAAGGTTATGCCGTGCAAATTTTTCAGCGAGTTCACGATTGGAAGCTTGCGTGAGCAGAGTCTGGAGGAGATATGGAATTCGGATGCGTATGAGAAGACCCGTCAAAAGATTAATCACGAGGGCTTGACGCCCGTATGCTCCAAATGCAGCGTCTTATACCTGCATGGAGCGGGCTCTTTGAAATATATATAG
- a CDS encoding ABC transporter permease, whose translation MKNVFRNVGRYFRLYWKFVQFSVMSQMEYRINFITAFLVETAYLLIKLLYASVPYRAGTDINGWTPDAVLLYIGVFTMMSGFYSGLFYSNFTSLPDKIRTGSLDVLITKPVSLQFMVTLRQFELGYTVPNVVGGGIMTGIGWVRLGLPFDLETVGGFAVLLGCGVLTAYSVFLLPQLLAFWIIRTNGVTELSNSIFETNYVPMAVYSNLIQRIGLFVLPVFVICNFPPMFILGKMDTGLIVWAFLAPLWLLAIIRLIWQFALRDYTSASQ comes from the coding sequence ATGAAAAATGTTTTCCGAAACGTTGGGCGTTATTTTAGGCTGTACTGGAAGTTCGTCCAGTTTTCCGTCATGTCGCAGATGGAATACCGCATTAATTTTATTACTGCGTTTCTGGTTGAAACGGCTTATTTGCTCATCAAGCTGCTGTACGCTTCGGTTCCATACCGGGCCGGGACGGACATTAACGGCTGGACTCCCGATGCGGTGCTGCTATATATCGGCGTATTTACGATGATGAGCGGATTTTACAGCGGCTTGTTCTACAGTAATTTTACAAGTCTGCCTGACAAAATCCGGACCGGCTCCCTGGATGTGCTTATCACCAAGCCGGTGTCGCTGCAATTTATGGTGACCCTGCGTCAATTTGAGCTGGGCTACACCGTGCCGAATGTAGTAGGCGGCGGAATCATGACGGGCATTGGCTGGGTTCGACTCGGGCTGCCATTTGATTTGGAAACCGTGGGCGGCTTCGCTGTGCTGCTCGGATGCGGGGTGCTTACGGCCTATTCCGTGTTTTTGCTGCCACAATTGCTGGCCTTCTGGATTATCCGCACGAATGGCGTAACGGAGCTGTCCAACAGCATTTTCGAGACAAACTATGTGCCGATGGCCGTGTATAGCAACCTGATTCAGCGTATTGGCTTGTTCGTGCTTCCGGTGTTTGTCATTTGTAACTTTCCACCCATGTTTATTCTCGGCAAAATGGATACCGGTTTGATTGTATGGGCATTTCTCGCACCTCTCTGGCTGCTGGCGATCATCCGTTTGATATGGCAGTTTGCGCTGCGAGATTATACGAGTGCAAGCCAGTAG
- a CDS encoding peptide ligase PGM1-related protein, with the protein MTTKTINLVEALAHERDHGVLIWLFNIGAEQVWHPSPRKGGMVDRDEQQVVNRMEEMNLLLCRSQDIIVLREKPDEAFLDMLQRLGFSLPRIEVPEPSDPLTPISELVLADKALLARLRAVADAGHSGGGAKAWLVPYAVTPQEEAIAEYCGLELIGAPSSVSAQVNDKIFSRLTAQKLGFAVSEGAVCEDEAAIRRECVRLAELADGPVKLIIKQPHGASGQGMYMLDELSKLDTLLSVMRRFGGSSPSSGGWLVERWHNKQMDLNYQLCIDESGGVTMFSLKRQNVDGTVYIGSQVPADIGPALEEEVRRCAYQLGTYLYSIGYTGMASIDGFVDEGGLLVPVIEINGRFTLSTYISFLSSVLGEQHKTLSRYYRNVTASPLTYSRLCELLAEEGLLYTPERPQGVFVYTAGTLSDISVKRGYVNRIFTLILADSWQEAEAYAHKLEGIIAGLGCL; encoded by the coding sequence GTGACGACGAAAACGATCAATCTTGTGGAAGCGCTTGCTCATGAACGAGATCATGGTGTACTGATTTGGTTGTTCAATATCGGCGCAGAGCAGGTATGGCATCCGTCCCCCCGCAAGGGGGGGATGGTGGATCGGGATGAACAGCAGGTTGTAAACCGGATGGAGGAAATGAATCTCCTGCTGTGTCGAAGTCAGGATATCATTGTACTTCGCGAAAAGCCGGATGAGGCTTTTCTGGACATGCTTCAGCGGTTGGGCTTTAGCCTGCCGCGTATTGAGGTGCCGGAGCCTTCTGACCCGCTAACGCCGATTTCAGAGCTGGTGCTGGCGGACAAGGCGCTTTTGGCGCGACTGCGCGCGGTTGCGGACGCAGGCCACAGCGGGGGTGGAGCCAAAGCGTGGCTCGTTCCGTATGCGGTCACACCGCAGGAGGAAGCGATTGCGGAGTACTGCGGGCTGGAGCTGATTGGGGCTCCGTCCTCGGTCAGCGCTCAGGTGAATGATAAAATATTCAGTCGCCTGACCGCGCAAAAGCTTGGTTTTGCTGTCAGCGAAGGTGCTGTGTGCGAAGACGAAGCGGCGATCCGCAGGGAGTGTGTCAGACTGGCTGAGTTGGCGGACGGGCCTGTGAAGCTGATTATCAAGCAGCCGCATGGTGCCTCGGGACAAGGCATGTATATGCTGGACGAGCTGTCCAAGCTGGACACGCTGCTGAGTGTGATGAGACGCTTCGGCGGCTCGTCGCCATCCTCCGGCGGTTGGCTGGTGGAGCGCTGGCACAACAAACAGATGGATCTGAACTATCAGCTCTGTATCGACGAGAGCGGCGGTGTGACGATGTTTTCGCTAAAAAGGCAAAACGTGGACGGCACCGTATATATCGGGTCTCAGGTTCCGGCTGATATTGGCCCTGCACTGGAGGAAGAAGTGAGACGCTGCGCCTATCAACTGGGAACCTATCTGTATTCCATCGGATATACAGGTATGGCCTCCATTGACGGTTTTGTGGATGAAGGCGGATTGCTGGTTCCGGTGATCGAGATTAATGGCAGATTCACTCTGTCTACTTACATCTCGTTCCTGTCCTCTGTCTTGGGAGAGCAGCATAAGACATTGTCCCGTTACTATCGCAATGTTACCGCTTCACCCCTCACCTATAGCCGCTTGTGCGAGTTACTCGCGGAGGAGGGCTTGCTCTATACACCAGAGCGTCCTCAAGGGGTGTTTGTTTATACGGCGGGCACGCTATCGGATATTTCTGTAAAACGGGGCTATGTGAACCGAATATTCACACTTATTTTGGCAGACAGCTGGCAGGAAGCAGAAGCTTATGCGCACAAGTTGGAAGGGATCATCGCTGGATTGGGATGCTTATAA
- a CDS encoding ABC transporter ATP-binding protein: MPSITLNQLSKTFTYYKKEPGVRKSLQNLFRREKLTKKAVQNVSFSIEEGEIVGFLGPNGAGKTTTLKMLSGILHPSEGEASVLGFTPWKRQKEFKRQFSIVMGQKNQLWWDLPASESFELNKLIYEIDERRYKEALDELVTLLGVEEQLHVQVRRLSLGERMKMELIAALLHRPRVILLDEPTIGLDLVSQRRIREFFKAYNRAHRTTILLTSHYMKDIEDLCSRSIIISGGQLVYDGDLHKVNEVIGARKLLKVRLETPVPNLTLAGLGKLRSGSELEAVFELDAEDTLTWSKKILDALPVVDFTIEDVPLEEGIANLYDGGRLADAN, from the coding sequence TTGCCGTCCATTACATTGAATCAATTGTCGAAAACGTTTACGTACTACAAAAAGGAGCCGGGCGTGCGCAAATCGTTACAAAACCTGTTCAGGCGGGAAAAGCTGACCAAGAAGGCCGTGCAAAATGTCAGCTTCAGTATTGAGGAAGGGGAAATTGTCGGGTTTCTCGGTCCGAACGGGGCGGGCAAAACAACGACGCTCAAAATGCTGTCCGGTATTCTCCATCCCAGTGAGGGGGAAGCATCGGTACTCGGTTTTACCCCGTGGAAGCGACAAAAAGAGTTTAAACGCCAGTTTTCCATCGTGATGGGACAGAAAAACCAACTCTGGTGGGATTTGCCTGCAAGTGAGTCGTTCGAGCTGAACAAGCTTATTTACGAAATAGATGAAAGACGTTATAAGGAGGCGCTGGACGAGCTGGTCACCCTGCTAGGTGTGGAGGAGCAGCTTCATGTACAGGTGCGGCGGCTATCTCTAGGCGAGCGTATGAAAATGGAGCTGATCGCCGCGTTGCTGCATCGTCCACGGGTTATTTTACTGGACGAGCCGACGATCGGACTGGATCTTGTTTCCCAGCGGCGGATTCGTGAGTTTTTCAAAGCCTATAACCGCGCGCACCGGACGACCATCCTGCTGACAAGCCATTACATGAAGGATATTGAGGATCTATGCAGCAGATCCATCATTATTAGCGGTGGCCAGTTGGTTTATGACGGAGATTTGCACAAGGTGAACGAGGTCATCGGTGCTCGAAAACTGCTCAAGGTCCGGCTGGAGACTCCCGTGCCTAACCTGACGCTGGCGGGACTCGGCAAGCTGCGCTCTGGCTCCGAGCTGGAGGCGGTATTTGAGCTGGATGCAGAAGATACTCTGACCTGGTCCAAAAAGATTTTGGACGCACTGCCTGTCGTTGATTTTACGATTGAGGATGTCCCGCTGGAAGAGGGGATAGCCAATTTGTACGATGGGGGCAGGCTGGCTGATGCGAACTAA
- a CDS encoding ABC transporter permease, translating into MRTNKYVKVLQLGMQNEMEYRANYWLQMAGFMLPIMTQIFLWLAVFGSSGQARVLGYSLPEMLVYVVMAGVTGKLIATGFEYEIATDIKEGGLAKFMVQPVHYFAYRFCRFIGGKAVQSAVVLLAAVILLLCLSLDGHIGFELSHILLYILALPGALVLNFVVYYALSGIAFWVTESAGLFYTLSLVIYVASGTVFPLTIFGDALARLFSLLPFSYTVFFPVNALTGKLTVLEAAKGIGVQWLWIAVLAAVSRWVWQAGLKRFVSVGG; encoded by the coding sequence ATGCGAACTAACAAATATGTGAAAGTGCTCCAGCTTGGCATGCAAAACGAGATGGAATACCGGGCCAATTATTGGCTGCAGATGGCGGGATTTATGCTGCCGATCATGACGCAAATTTTTCTCTGGCTTGCGGTATTCGGCTCTTCGGGACAGGCAAGAGTGCTGGGCTATTCTCTGCCGGAAATGCTGGTTTATGTCGTTATGGCGGGCGTGACCGGAAAACTGATTGCCACGGGCTTTGAATATGAAATTGCTACAGATATCAAGGAAGGCGGATTGGCCAAATTCATGGTGCAGCCTGTGCATTATTTTGCTTACCGTTTTTGCCGATTTATCGGTGGCAAAGCGGTACAATCCGCAGTCGTACTGCTGGCGGCTGTTATTTTGCTGCTATGTCTCAGTCTGGACGGACATATCGGCTTCGAGCTGTCGCATATTCTGCTTTACATATTGGCGTTGCCGGGAGCGCTTGTGCTCAATTTTGTGGTCTATTACGCGCTGAGCGGCATAGCCTTTTGGGTGACGGAATCGGCGGGATTATTTTATACGCTGTCGCTTGTCATTTACGTAGCTAGCGGTACCGTGTTCCCGCTGACGATTTTTGGAGATGCTTTGGCCCGTCTGTTCAGCTTGCTGCCGTTCAGCTACACCGTATTTTTTCCGGTGAACGCGCTAACGGGTAAGCTGACTGTGTTGGAAGCCGCCAAAGGCATTGGCGTACAATGGCTCTGGATTGCAGTGCTGGCGGCCGTATCACGCTGGGTGTGGCAAGCCGGGCTCAAACGCTTTGTCTCGGTAGGAGGCTAA
- a CDS encoding acyl carrier protein — MKTDVYHVVPLLEKVLKLAPGELEQLAPDQDLRTLGLNSLSAVELIVELENELDITMEDDDLVLEHLSTLQGIERLLGKYA; from the coding sequence ATGAAAACAGATGTATACCATGTAGTACCCTTGCTGGAAAAGGTATTAAAACTGGCTCCGGGCGAGCTTGAACAGTTGGCTCCTGATCAGGACCTGCGAACCTTGGGGCTGAATTCTCTATCTGCTGTTGAATTGATTGTGGAGCTGGAAAATGAGCTTGATATTACGATGGAGGACGACGATCTGGTGCTGGAGCATCTATCTACACTGCAAGGCATTGAACGTCTGCTGGGCAAATATGCATAA